Genomic window (Fusobacterium varium):
GGTGGATTTGAAATAATCATATTGAATTTTTCATCTTTAAAAGCTGAGAAAACATCTGATTTAACAAAAGTTACATTCTCTGCTTGATTTAACTTTCTATTTGTTTCAGCAACTTCCAAAGCTCCATCACTAATATCAGCTCCAATAATTTTAGCATTAGATACCTCTTTTCCTAAAGAGATTGCTATTGCTCCACTTCCAGTTCCAATATCTAAAACCTTTGGCGATCCTACCATCTCTTTTAAAAGAAATTTGCACTGCTCAACTAAAATTTCAGTGTCACTTCTAGGAATTAATACTCTTTCATCTACTTTAAAAGGATAACCAAAGAATTCCCACTCTCCTAAAAGATATTGTAGTGGTTTTCTATGTTTTCCCCTTGCAATTAAAAGCTCTCTTATCTTATCTTTAGCAGAATCTTCAATCTTTTTATTTAAGTTCAGTGTAAGAACTAATCTACTTACATTTAAAACATGGGAAAAGATATATTCAGTATCTAACATTGGGCTAGGTACACCATGTTTTTTAAGATATTCTGCTGATTTATTTAAAAGATCTATATTTTCATTTTTATAATTCACAGTGTTTATATTTACCTCTTTGCTCTTTATAAGCTCATCAAAACCAATTCTCTTTCTAGCCATCTCTCTAAGGCAAGTTTTAATTTTAGATTTTTGTTCATCATTTAACTCCATATCAGAATACATATATAGAGATATTCTATCTAATTGTAAAACATTGGCAATAAGTTTTTCACTTTCAAGTCTTGGTTTTGAAAAAGAGTATTTTTGCAAATACTCTTTAGAAAAGTTTAATATTTCTAGTAAATTCATCTTATAGGTCAGACTCACTTGAAAGCATTTCAGCTTGGTTAAATGTGATTAGAGCATCGATCATTTCATCAATATCTCCATCTAAGAATGCTTCAAGTTGATATACTGTGAATTTAATTCTATGATCTGTAATTCTTCCTTGTGGGAAGTTATATGTTCTTATTTTTTCTGATCTATCTCCTGTACCTACTTGAAGTCTTCTTTCACTTTCAACTTGACTTCTTTGTTTTTCACATTCCATTTCAAATAGTTTTGAAACAAGGTGTTTCATAGCTTTTTCTCTATTTTTTAATTGTGATCTTTCGTCTTGACATTGAACAACAATACCAGTAGGTAAGTGAGTAATTCTAACTGCAGAGTCAGTCATGTTAACGTGTTGCCCTCCAGCTCCTCCTGATCTATATGTATCAATTTTTAGATCTTTTGGATCAATTTTAACTTCTTTTACATCTTCAACTTCTGGAAGAACAGCAACAGTAGCTGTTGAAGTGTGAACTCTTCCAGCAGATTCAGTTTCAGGCACTCTTTGAACTCTGTGAACTCCAGATTCAAATTTTAATCTTGAGTAAGCTCCTAAACCATTGATACTGAATACAGCCTCTTTGATTCCACCGATTCCCATCTCTTGTTTTTCAATAATTTCAACTTTCCATTTTCTTCTTTCTGCATATCTACAATACATTCTAAATAGATCTCCAGCAAATAGAGCAGCCTCATCTCCTCCAGCTCCACCTCTGATCTCTACAATAACGTTTTTGTCATCGTTTTTATCTTTAGGAAGTAAAAGAATTTTTAATTCCTTTTCAAATTCTGGAACAGCTTCCTCAATCTCTTTAAGCTCCTCATGCATCATCTCTCTCATGTCAGGATCTTTTTCAGTTTTTAAATTTTCTTTGATAAACTCTAAATCTTCCATAGTTCTTTTATACTCTTTATATTTTTCAACTATTGGAGTTATGTCAGATAAAGCTTTGTTACATTCCATCATTTTTTTAGGGTCAGCAAGTACTTCTTGTGATCCAAGCATCTCATTAAGTTCATTAAATCTTTTTACAACTTCTTCTAATTTTGCGAACACTACTATCTCATCTCCTTTTTCTACACTATAACTTAACAATTATACCATACTAACATAAAAAAATCAATTTGACATAATAGTTTATAACATAATTCTAACATATTATTTAAACTATAGTTTATCTAACTAAGCTAAGTTATCTAGCACATCGCTAGGTTTTGACAAAGTACCTTTGTTATTTGCGAGTATTAGCCAAGTTAAGTTATCTAAATTTCTTTTTTTAACATCAAGTTGTCTTCATGTCAGTGAATAAAGAATCCCTATTGCTCATTCCGTTGAAAATGCAAAACTCGGCTACGCCTCAAACACGTTGCATTTTCTTAACTGCATTTCACTGAGGGCTTCTAATATTCACTTCCGAATTACGTCAACTTGATGTTAGGAATAATATATTTTTACTTTTTATTAGAATGATAAATTATAATTTATTTAATTTAAAAAGAGCTGATAAATTTACATCAGCTCTAATTTATATATTTTAGTATCCCATTTTTTCAATTATCTCTTCAACAATATCATCAGCACGTTGTCCTTTAAAATACTCGTTGCTAACATTTTCAAAACCAATAGCTCTGTATTTATATGGTCTTCCTATATATTTATTTACAAGATTAAAATGTTCATCAAGTATAACTAAAGTAGGTACGACATATTTTTCTTCAGATATTCCAAGTTTTTCTCTTAAATACTTAAATCCCCTACCTTCAGTAATAATACTTAAAGAGATATTAGGGTTTAACTCTACCATTTTCATTAGCACAGGTACAGTTGCTCTAACATATGGACACCAAGATTCAGCACTTAGAAGAAAATAAAACTTTTTATCAACAGCTTTTACTCTATTTGTAAAGCTATCTCCCAATCTTAAAACAGAAGTGATCTCTTCTATTTTTTCCTTTTCATCTTTACTAGCTATGCTTATAAATGTATCATAAGACATTCCAGTTTCAAATAACTCTCTATATTCCATAATAAATACCTCCTTTATATTTTAAAAGTTTACTTTTTTAAGTACACTTTTTATAGCCTCTTCAATAGAAGTGAAACTTTTTAACTCCTCTTTTGTAAGTAGAGAATCAATCTCTTTCTTACTATATCCCAATCCCTCTAAAGCAGAGTAAAGCTCCTCTTCAATTTGGAATTGTGATGATATATTTTCATTTCTTGCTTCAACAGAAAGAGTATCTAAAGTTTTTAACTTACTTTTTAGATCTAAAATAAGTTGTTGTGATTTTTTCTCTCCAAGCTTTGGAACTTTTTTTAGATTTACATAATCATCAGCAGCTATAAGATCTCTCAATGTATCAATATCAAAAGTAGACATTACAGACAGTGCAAGAGAAACTCCAATTCCTTTAACTCCCAACAGCATCTCAAAAATATTTCTCTCTCTCTCCTCTAAAAATCCTATAAGTTTAAAACTATCCTCTTTTATGTAGTTATAAATATATAATTTTACTTCGCTTCCAGTTTTAACCTTATCATAAGTTCTAAGAGAGATACTTACTCTATAACCAACACCATTTACATCTAATGCAAGATACTCTGGCTTTTTATACTCAACTTTTCCTCTTAAATATTCAAACATCTATTTCACCGACTCTTCTTTCTTTTTTCTACCTCTTTTTTTAGGTGTAATTTCTATAACAGGAGCTTCTTCAGCTACTTCTAAAAGATTGCTCTCCTCTTTTTCTTTAGCAGTTTTTAAAATTTTTCTTATATATGTAGCTGTATAACTTTTCTTAACCTTAGCAATCTCTTCAGGAGTTCCACAAGCAACAATTGTTCCCCCTCTATCTCCACCATCAGGTCCAATATCAATAATATAATCAGCTGTTTTTATAACATCTAGATTATGCTCAATAACTACAACACTATTTCCCTTGTCCACAAGTCTATTTAAAACCTCAAGGAGTTTTCTAATATCTTCAAAATGTAGCCCAGTAGTAGGTTCATCAAGAATATAAATAGTATTTCCCTTTGTCATCTTAGAAAGTTCAGTAGCTAATTTTATTCTTTGAGCCTCTCCACCAGATAGAGTTGTAGCAGGTTGTCCAAGTTTTATATAATCAAGTCCAACATCTATAAGTACTTTTAATTTTCTCTCAAGAGATGGTACTGCTTTGAAAAATTCATAAGCCTCACCTACACTCATATCTAAAACATCAGAAATTGTTTTTCCTTTATAATATACATCAAGAGTTTCTTTATTGTATCTTTTTCCCTTACAAACTTCACATTGCACATATACATCTGGTAAGAAGTTCATCTCAATCTTAATTATTCCAGCTCCTTGACATGCCTCACATCTTCCACCTTTTACATTGAAAGAGAATCTACCTTTAGAAAATCCATGTTGTTTTGCATCTTTTGTTTCAGCAAAAATTGCTCTAATATCATCAAAAATCTTTGTATATGTAGCAGGGTTAGATCTTGGAGTTCTACCAATAGGGCTTTGATCTATATTGATAACCTTTTCAAGTTGTTCAATTCCCTGTATACTTTTATACTCTAAAGGATATAATTTTCCTTTATTGAGCTTATTAAAAAGTACAGGAAAAAGGGTATGATTAATTAAACTTGATTTACCACTACCACTTACCCCAGTGACAACAGTAAAAACTCCCAATGGAATCTCTACATCAATATTTTTTAGATTATTTCCCTTTGCTCCTAAAAGTTTTATACTTTTCTCCCATTTCCTTCTAATCTTAGGAACTTCTATTTTTAACTCTCCCTTCAGATATTTTCCAGTAAGAGAGTTTTTATTTTTCATAATCTCTTTTGGTGAACCAAAGGCAACTATATTTCCCCCAAACTCTCCAGCTCCAGGACCTAAATCAAATATTTTATCAGCTTGTAACATAGTATCTTCATCATGTTCAACTACTATTAGAGTATTTCCAAGATTTTTTAGTCTCTCAAGGGTAGCTAAAAGTTTATCATTATCCTTTTGATGTAGTCCAATACTAGGTTCATCAAGCACATAGAGAACCCCTGTTAATCCTGACCCAATTTGAGTGGCAAGTCTAATTCTTTGAGCCTCTCCACCAGATAGAGTTTTTGTTTCACGAGCTAAATTTAGATAATCTAAACCTACATTTATCATAAAAGACAGTCTCTCTCTAATCTCTTTTAAAATCTCTTTAGCAATAGTTTCTTGCTTTGGAGTCAGTTTTAAATTCATAAAAAACTCTAAGGCATCCTTTATACTAAGATCACAGATCTCCATAATATTTTTATCTTGAATTGTAACTCCTAAAACTTCAGGCTTTAATCTCTTACCATTACAAACTTTACAAACTCTCTCTATCATAAACTTATTTTCAATCTCTTCTCTTTGAGCTTCTGAAAAGCTTTCATTATATCTTCTTTCAAGATTTTTTATAGCTCCCTCATACTCCTTGTACCCATGATATTGAAAATCACTACCTTCAAAATCAAATCTAAATTTCACATCTGTTCCATGTAAAATAATATCTAACTCCTCTTTAGATAAATCTTTTACAGGTTTATTAATATCTATTTTAAAGTGTTTTGCCATAGTCTTAAATATTTCCCATGTATAACCTTTTCTTGAACTAGCTCCTGGGATATACAAACCACCATCAGCAATAGAAAGCTCCTCATTTTCAATAAGTTTATTCTCATCAATCTCAAGTTTTTTCCCTATTCCTTTACACTCTGGACAAGCTCCAAAAGGTGCATTGAAAGAGAAAAGTCTAGGGTTCAGATCAGGAATATTTACCTCTTCATGTTCTGGACAAGCAAAGTTTTCACTATATAGAAAATCTTCTCCATTTACATTTAATAGAACTTTTCCATTAGCTAATTCTGTTGCAGATTCCACAGATTGAGTCAATCTGCTTTCAAAATCTTTATCCTCTTTTTTTAATACTAACCTATCAACAACAACAGCTATATCATGTTTTTTATTCTTATCCAATTCAATTTCATCTTCTAAGTAAAGAATCTCTCCATTTACTCTAACTCTAACAAACCCTTTTTTTTGTAGATTTAAAAATAGGTTTTTATGAGTCCCTTTTTTCTCTTTTACTAGAGGTGCAAGAACTATCATCTTTGCTCCCTCTTCAAATCTCTCTATTGCTCCGCTAACAATCTCTTCTGTACTTTGTTTCTCAACTTTTCTACCACATACAGGGCAATGAGCAGTTCCAATATGAGCAAACAGAAGTCTCATATAATCATAAACTTCAGTAATAGTTCCAACAGTAGAACGCGGGTTTCTATTTGTAGTTTTTTGCTCTATTGAGATTGCAGGGGCTAATCCCTCAATACTATCAACATCAGGTTTTGTCATCTGTCCAATAAACTGTCTTGCATAGGCTGAAAGGCTTTCAACATATCTTCTTTGCCCTTCAGAATAGATAGTATCAAAAGCTAGAGAAGATTTACCACTTCCACT
Coding sequences:
- the ruvA gene encoding Holliday junction branch migration protein RuvA, producing MFEYLRGKVEYKKPEYLALDVNGVGYRVSISLRTYDKVKTGSEVKLYIYNYIKEDSFKLIGFLEERERNIFEMLLGVKGIGVSLALSVMSTFDIDTLRDLIAADDYVNLKKVPKLGEKKSQQLILDLKSKLKTLDTLSVEARNENISSQFQIEEELYSALEGLGYSKKEIDSLLTKEELKSFTSIEEAIKSVLKKVNF
- the prmC gene encoding peptide chain release factor N(5)-glutamine methyltransferase, translating into MNLLEILNFSKEYLQKYSFSKPRLESEKLIANVLQLDRISLYMYSDMELNDEQKSKIKTCLREMARKRIGFDELIKSKEVNINTVNYKNENIDLLNKSAEYLKKHGVPSPMLDTEYIFSHVLNVSRLVLTLNLNKKIEDSAKDKIRELLIARGKHRKPLQYLLGEWEFFGYPFKVDERVLIPRSDTEILVEQCKFLLKEMVGSPKVLDIGTGSGAIAISLGKEVSNAKIIGADISDGALEVAETNRKLNQAENVTFVKSDVFSAFKDEKFNMIISNPPYIPLNEYQELMPEVLKYEPENALTDNGDGYYFYSKISKEASTYLNDNGILAFEVGYNQAETVSELMQENGFDILSIVKDYGGIDRVVIGKKCGDK
- a CDS encoding thioredoxin family protein; this encodes MEYRELFETGMSYDTFISIASKDEKEKIEEITSVLRLGDSFTNRVKAVDKKFYFLLSAESWCPYVRATVPVLMKMVELNPNISLSIITEGRGFKYLREKLGISEEKYVVPTLVILDEHFNLVNKYIGRPYKYRAIGFENVSNEYFKGQRADDIVEEIIEKMGY
- the prfA gene encoding peptide chain release factor 1, with the translated sequence MFAKLEEVVKRFNELNEMLGSQEVLADPKKMMECNKALSDITPIVEKYKEYKRTMEDLEFIKENLKTEKDPDMREMMHEELKEIEEAVPEFEKELKILLLPKDKNDDKNVIVEIRGGAGGDEAALFAGDLFRMYCRYAERRKWKVEIIEKQEMGIGGIKEAVFSINGLGAYSRLKFESGVHRVQRVPETESAGRVHTSTATVAVLPEVEDVKEVKIDPKDLKIDTYRSGGAGGQHVNMTDSAVRITHLPTGIVVQCQDERSQLKNREKAMKHLVSKLFEMECEKQRSQVESERRLQVGTGDRSEKIRTYNFPQGRITDHRIKFTVYQLEAFLDGDIDEMIDALITFNQAEMLSSESDL
- the uvrA gene encoding excinuclease ABC subunit UvrA, translating into MLDKIIIKGAREHNLKNIDVEIPKNKFIVITGVSGSGKSSLAFDTIYSEGQRRYVESLSAYARQFIGQMTKPDVDSIEGLAPAISIEQKTTNRNPRSTVGTITEVYDYMRLLFAHIGTAHCPVCGRKVEKQSTEEIVSGAIERFEEGAKMIVLAPLVKEKKGTHKNLFLNLQKKGFVRVRVNGEILYLEDEIELDKNKKHDIAVVVDRLVLKKEDKDFESRLTQSVESATELANGKVLLNVNGEDFLYSENFACPEHEEVNIPDLNPRLFSFNAPFGACPECKGIGKKLEIDENKLIENEELSIADGGLYIPGASSRKGYTWEIFKTMAKHFKIDINKPVKDLSKEELDIILHGTDVKFRFDFEGSDFQYHGYKEYEGAIKNLERRYNESFSEAQREEIENKFMIERVCKVCNGKRLKPEVLGVTIQDKNIMEICDLSIKDALEFFMNLKLTPKQETIAKEILKEIRERLSFMINVGLDYLNLARETKTLSGGEAQRIRLATQIGSGLTGVLYVLDEPSIGLHQKDNDKLLATLERLKNLGNTLIVVEHDEDTMLQADKIFDLGPGAGEFGGNIVAFGSPKEIMKNKNSLTGKYLKGELKIEVPKIRRKWEKSIKLLGAKGNNLKNIDVEIPLGVFTVVTGVSGSGKSSLINHTLFPVLFNKLNKGKLYPLEYKSIQGIEQLEKVINIDQSPIGRTPRSNPATYTKIFDDIRAIFAETKDAKQHGFSKGRFSFNVKGGRCEACQGAGIIKIEMNFLPDVYVQCEVCKGKRYNKETLDVYYKGKTISDVLDMSVGEAYEFFKAVPSLERKLKVLIDVGLDYIKLGQPATTLSGGEAQRIKLATELSKMTKGNTIYILDEPTTGLHFEDIRKLLEVLNRLVDKGNSVVVIEHNLDVIKTADYIIDIGPDGGDRGGTIVACGTPEEIAKVKKSYTATYIRKILKTAKEKEESNLLEVAEEAPVIEITPKKRGRKKKEESVK